The proteins below are encoded in one region of Phaseolus vulgaris cultivar G19833 chromosome 1, P. vulgaris v2.0, whole genome shotgun sequence:
- the LOC137814424 gene encoding probable LRR receptor-like serine/threonine-protein kinase At1g67720 isoform X1, which yields MESTLPFLSFLTFLLSFLHLSPSSSAQIMQGFVSLDCGGTTKFTDDIGLQWTPDDKLTYGQTSTISVANETRKQYTTLRHFPADSRKYCYTLDVVSRTRYLLRASFLYGNFDNNNVYPKFDISVGATDWSTIVISDANSIETRELIFLASSPTVSVCLSNATTGQPFISTLELRQFNGSVYYTEFEEHFYLSVSARINFGAESDAPIRYPDDPFDRIWESDSVKKANYLVDVAAGTEKISTEAPIDVNRDEMPPVKVMQTAVVGTNGSLTYRLNLDGFPGTGWAFTYFAEIEDLGPNESRKFRLVLPGQPDLSKAVVNIEENAQGKYRLYEPGFTNISLPFVLSFRFGKTYDSSRGPLLNAMEINMYLEKNDGSLDGATISSVLSHYSAADWAKEGGDPCLPVPWSWVRCNSDPQPRIVSILLSNRNLTGNIPLDITKLVGLIELWLDGNMLTGPLPDFTGCMDLKIIHLENNQLTGVLPTSLVNLPSLKELFVQNNMLSGTIPSDLLSKDLVLNYSGNLNLHRESKIKGHMYVIIGSSVGASVLLLATVISCMFMRKGKKKYYQKDRVDSLPAQRLASWKNDDPAEAAHCFIFSEIENATNNFEKKIGAGGFGVVYYGKLKDGKEIAVKVLTSNSYQGKREFSNEVTLLSRIHHRNLVQLLGYCRDEENSMLVYEFMHNGTLKEHLYGPLANGRSINWIKRLEIAEDAAKGIEYLHTGCVPVVIHRDLKSSNILLDKHMRAKVSDFGLSKLAVDGVSHVSSIVRGTVGYLDPEYYISQQLTDKSDVYSFGVILLELMSGQEAISNESFGVNCRNIVQWAKLHIESGDIQGIIDPLLHNEYDLQSMWKIAEKALMCVQPHGHMRPSISEVLKEVQDAISIERQAEALREGNSDDLSKNSFHSSLNMGSIDLVGTESYLSIDESVAQPTAR from the exons ATGGAGAGTACTTTACCCTTTCTCTCCTTTCTCACTTTTCTACTCTCATTCCTACACCTCTCACCTTCTTCTTCTGCTCAGATTATGCAAG GTTTTGTAAGTTTGGACTGTGGAGGTACAACAAAATTCACCGATGATATTGGTCTTCAGTGGACTCCTGATGATAAGCTTACTTATGGACAAACAAGTACTATATCGGTTGCAAATGAGACACGGAAGCAATACACGACACTTCGACACTTTCCTGCTGATTCGAGGAAATACTGTTACACACTTGATGTTGTGAGTAGGACGAGGTATCTACTCAGGGCCTCTTTCTTGTATGGGAACTTTGACAATAACAATGTGTATCCAAAATTTGACATTTCTGTTGGGGCTACTGACTGGTCTACCATTGTTATATCGGATGCCAACAGTATAGAAACGAGAGAGCTTATATTTTTGGCTTCAAGTCCTACAGTGAGTGTTTGCTTATCAAATGCAACAACCGGACAACCATTCATCTCTACGCTTGAACTTCGCCAATTCAATGGTTCAGTTTATTATACAGAATTTGAGGAACACTTTTACCTCAGTGTCTCTGCAAGGATAAATTTTGGTGCAGAAAGTGATGCTCCAATTAG GTATCCTGATGACCCTTTTGATAGAATTTGGGAGTCGGATTCAGTGAAGAAAGCTAATTATCTTGTTGATGTTGCTGCCGGAACCGAAAAAATTTCTACAGAAGCACCAATTGATGTTAACAGAGATGAAATGCCACCAGTGAAAGTGATGCAGACAGCTGTAGTGGGTACTAATGGATCTCTAACTTACCGATTAAACTTGGATGGTTTTCCTGGTACTGGTTGGGCATTCACCTATTTTGCAGAGATCGAAGATCTGGGTCCCAATGAGTCCAGAAAATTCAGGCTAGTACTTCCAGGCCAGCCTGATCTTAGCAAGGCAGTTGTGAATATTGAAGAAAACGCTCAAGGGAAATATCGTCTTTATGAACCAGGATTTACCAATATATCCCTACCTTTTGTGCTCTCTTTTAGATTTGGCAAGACATACGATTCCTCTAGGGGACCTCTCCTAAACGCCATGGAGATAAACATGTATTTGGAGAAAAATGATGGTTCTCTAGATG GTGCAACTATTTCCAGTGTACTTTCGCACTACTCTGCAGCAGACTGGGCCAAAGAAGGTGGTGATCCATGTCTACCTGTTCCGTGGTCATGGGTTCGATGTAACTCTGATCCACAACCAAGAATAGTCTCAAT CCTGTTATCCAATAGAAACTTGACTGGGAATATTCCtttggatatcaccaaattggTTGGTTTGATTGAACT ATGGCTTGATGGAAATATGTTGACTGGTCCATTACCTGATTTTACTGGGTGCATGGACTTAAAGATCAT TCATCTAGAAAACAATCAATTGACAGGTGTGCTCCCAACATCTTTAGTGAATCTTCCAAGCCTGAAGGAACT GTTTGTGCAAAATAACATGTTATCTGGAACGATACCATCAGATCTTCTTAGTAAGGATTTGGTTTTGAA CTACTCTGGAAACCTCAATCTTCACAGAGAAAGTAAAATAAAGGGGCACATGTACGTTATTATTGGTTCATCAGTTGGGGCTTCTGTTCTACTTTTGGCTACTGTTATATCTTGCATGTTTATGCGTAAGggcaagaaaaaatattatcagAAAG ACCGAGTTGATTCTCTCCCTGCTCAAAGGCTGGCTTCTTGGAAGAACGATGATCCTGCAGAAGCTGCTCACTGCTTCATTTTTTCTGAAATTGAAAATGCTACAAATAACTTCGAGAAAAAAATTGGTGCTGGTGGCTTTGGAGTTGTCTACTATGGGAAGCTAAAAGATGGAAAAGAGATAGCAGTTAAAGTTTTAACCAGTAATTCCTATCAAGGCAAGCGAGAGTTCTCCAATGAG GTAACTCTTCTTTCAAGAATACATCATAGAAATTTGGTACAGCTGCTTGGTTATTGTCGAGATGAAGAGAATAGTATGCTTGTCTATGAGTTCATGCATAATGGCACTCTCAAGGAACATCTTTATG GCCCATTAGCGAATGGAAGGAGTATCAATTGGATTAAGCGTCTTGAGATTGCTGAAGATGCTGCCAAAG GGATTGAATATCTTCATACGGGTTGCGTTCCTGTTGTTATCCATAGAGACTTAAAAAGCAGCAATATTCTTCTCGACAAGCACATGAGAGCCAAGGTTTCTGATTTCGGTCTTTCAAAACTTGCTGTTGATGGAGTCTCCCATGTTTCAAGCATAGTTCGGGGAACAGTAGGATATCTGGATCCTGA GTACTATATTTCCCAACAGCTGACAGACAAGAGTGATGTTTATAGTTTTGGTGTAATTCTCCTTGAACTAATGTCTGGTCAAGAAGCAATATCAAATGAAAGCTTTGGTGTAAATTGCCGAAACATAGTCCAATGG GCAAAATTACACATTGAGAGTGGAGATATACAAGGTATAATCGATCCGTTGTTGCACAATGAATATGACCTACAATCAATGTGGAAAATAGCAGAGAAAGCATTGATGTGTGTTCAGCCCCATGGACATATGCGGCCATCTATTTCAGAAGTTCTAAAGGAGGTCCAAGATGCCATATCTATTGAAAGACAGGCAGAAGCATTAAGAGAAGGTAATTCAGATGATTTGTCAAAAAAttcttttcactcttccttgAACATGGGTTCAATTGATCTAGTTGGAACTGAGAGTTACCTGTCAATTGATGAATCAGTTGCACAGCCAACAGCAAGATAG
- the LOC137814424 gene encoding probable LRR receptor-like serine/threonine-protein kinase At1g67720 isoform X2, which yields MESTLPFLSFLTFLLSFLHLSPSSSAQIMQGFVSLDCGGTTKFTDDIGLQWTPDDKLTYGQTSTISVANETRKQYTTLRHFPADSRKYCYTLDVVSRTSIETRELIFLASSPTVSVCLSNATTGQPFISTLELRQFNGSVYYTEFEEHFYLSVSARINFGAESDAPIRYPDDPFDRIWESDSVKKANYLVDVAAGTEKISTEAPIDVNRDEMPPVKVMQTAVVGTNGSLTYRLNLDGFPGTGWAFTYFAEIEDLGPNESRKFRLVLPGQPDLSKAVVNIEENAQGKYRLYEPGFTNISLPFVLSFRFGKTYDSSRGPLLNAMEINMYLEKNDGSLDGATISSVLSHYSAADWAKEGGDPCLPVPWSWVRCNSDPQPRIVSILLSNRNLTGNIPLDITKLVGLIELWLDGNMLTGPLPDFTGCMDLKIIHLENNQLTGVLPTSLVNLPSLKELFVQNNMLSGTIPSDLLSKDLVLNYSGNLNLHRESKIKGHMYVIIGSSVGASVLLLATVISCMFMRKGKKKYYQKDRVDSLPAQRLASWKNDDPAEAAHCFIFSEIENATNNFEKKIGAGGFGVVYYGKLKDGKEIAVKVLTSNSYQGKREFSNEVTLLSRIHHRNLVQLLGYCRDEENSMLVYEFMHNGTLKEHLYGPLANGRSINWIKRLEIAEDAAKGIEYLHTGCVPVVIHRDLKSSNILLDKHMRAKVSDFGLSKLAVDGVSHVSSIVRGTVGYLDPEYYISQQLTDKSDVYSFGVILLELMSGQEAISNESFGVNCRNIVQWAKLHIESGDIQGIIDPLLHNEYDLQSMWKIAEKALMCVQPHGHMRPSISEVLKEVQDAISIERQAEALREGNSDDLSKNSFHSSLNMGSIDLVGTESYLSIDESVAQPTAR from the exons ATGGAGAGTACTTTACCCTTTCTCTCCTTTCTCACTTTTCTACTCTCATTCCTACACCTCTCACCTTCTTCTTCTGCTCAGATTATGCAAG GTTTTGTAAGTTTGGACTGTGGAGGTACAACAAAATTCACCGATGATATTGGTCTTCAGTGGACTCCTGATGATAAGCTTACTTATGGACAAACAAGTACTATATCGGTTGCAAATGAGACACGGAAGCAATACACGACACTTCGACACTTTCCTGCTGATTCGAGGAAATACTGTTACACACTTGATGTTGTGAGTAGGACGAG TATAGAAACGAGAGAGCTTATATTTTTGGCTTCAAGTCCTACAGTGAGTGTTTGCTTATCAAATGCAACAACCGGACAACCATTCATCTCTACGCTTGAACTTCGCCAATTCAATGGTTCAGTTTATTATACAGAATTTGAGGAACACTTTTACCTCAGTGTCTCTGCAAGGATAAATTTTGGTGCAGAAAGTGATGCTCCAATTAG GTATCCTGATGACCCTTTTGATAGAATTTGGGAGTCGGATTCAGTGAAGAAAGCTAATTATCTTGTTGATGTTGCTGCCGGAACCGAAAAAATTTCTACAGAAGCACCAATTGATGTTAACAGAGATGAAATGCCACCAGTGAAAGTGATGCAGACAGCTGTAGTGGGTACTAATGGATCTCTAACTTACCGATTAAACTTGGATGGTTTTCCTGGTACTGGTTGGGCATTCACCTATTTTGCAGAGATCGAAGATCTGGGTCCCAATGAGTCCAGAAAATTCAGGCTAGTACTTCCAGGCCAGCCTGATCTTAGCAAGGCAGTTGTGAATATTGAAGAAAACGCTCAAGGGAAATATCGTCTTTATGAACCAGGATTTACCAATATATCCCTACCTTTTGTGCTCTCTTTTAGATTTGGCAAGACATACGATTCCTCTAGGGGACCTCTCCTAAACGCCATGGAGATAAACATGTATTTGGAGAAAAATGATGGTTCTCTAGATG GTGCAACTATTTCCAGTGTACTTTCGCACTACTCTGCAGCAGACTGGGCCAAAGAAGGTGGTGATCCATGTCTACCTGTTCCGTGGTCATGGGTTCGATGTAACTCTGATCCACAACCAAGAATAGTCTCAAT CCTGTTATCCAATAGAAACTTGACTGGGAATATTCCtttggatatcaccaaattggTTGGTTTGATTGAACT ATGGCTTGATGGAAATATGTTGACTGGTCCATTACCTGATTTTACTGGGTGCATGGACTTAAAGATCAT TCATCTAGAAAACAATCAATTGACAGGTGTGCTCCCAACATCTTTAGTGAATCTTCCAAGCCTGAAGGAACT GTTTGTGCAAAATAACATGTTATCTGGAACGATACCATCAGATCTTCTTAGTAAGGATTTGGTTTTGAA CTACTCTGGAAACCTCAATCTTCACAGAGAAAGTAAAATAAAGGGGCACATGTACGTTATTATTGGTTCATCAGTTGGGGCTTCTGTTCTACTTTTGGCTACTGTTATATCTTGCATGTTTATGCGTAAGggcaagaaaaaatattatcagAAAG ACCGAGTTGATTCTCTCCCTGCTCAAAGGCTGGCTTCTTGGAAGAACGATGATCCTGCAGAAGCTGCTCACTGCTTCATTTTTTCTGAAATTGAAAATGCTACAAATAACTTCGAGAAAAAAATTGGTGCTGGTGGCTTTGGAGTTGTCTACTATGGGAAGCTAAAAGATGGAAAAGAGATAGCAGTTAAAGTTTTAACCAGTAATTCCTATCAAGGCAAGCGAGAGTTCTCCAATGAG GTAACTCTTCTTTCAAGAATACATCATAGAAATTTGGTACAGCTGCTTGGTTATTGTCGAGATGAAGAGAATAGTATGCTTGTCTATGAGTTCATGCATAATGGCACTCTCAAGGAACATCTTTATG GCCCATTAGCGAATGGAAGGAGTATCAATTGGATTAAGCGTCTTGAGATTGCTGAAGATGCTGCCAAAG GGATTGAATATCTTCATACGGGTTGCGTTCCTGTTGTTATCCATAGAGACTTAAAAAGCAGCAATATTCTTCTCGACAAGCACATGAGAGCCAAGGTTTCTGATTTCGGTCTTTCAAAACTTGCTGTTGATGGAGTCTCCCATGTTTCAAGCATAGTTCGGGGAACAGTAGGATATCTGGATCCTGA GTACTATATTTCCCAACAGCTGACAGACAAGAGTGATGTTTATAGTTTTGGTGTAATTCTCCTTGAACTAATGTCTGGTCAAGAAGCAATATCAAATGAAAGCTTTGGTGTAAATTGCCGAAACATAGTCCAATGG GCAAAATTACACATTGAGAGTGGAGATATACAAGGTATAATCGATCCGTTGTTGCACAATGAATATGACCTACAATCAATGTGGAAAATAGCAGAGAAAGCATTGATGTGTGTTCAGCCCCATGGACATATGCGGCCATCTATTTCAGAAGTTCTAAAGGAGGTCCAAGATGCCATATCTATTGAAAGACAGGCAGAAGCATTAAGAGAAGGTAATTCAGATGATTTGTCAAAAAAttcttttcactcttccttgAACATGGGTTCAATTGATCTAGTTGGAACTGAGAGTTACCTGTCAATTGATGAATCAGTTGCACAGCCAACAGCAAGATAG
- the LOC137814426 gene encoding nuclear transcription factor Y subunit B-10-like isoform X1 yields MADGPSSPGGGSHESGDHSPRSNVREQDRYLPIANISRIMKKALPANGKIAKDAKETVQECVSEFISFITSEASDKCQREKRKTINGDDLLWAMATLGFEDYIDPLKIYLTRYREMEGDTKGSAKGGETSAKKDVQPNPNAQLAHQGSFSQGVSYTNSQGQHMMVPMQGPE; encoded by the exons ATGGCCGACGGTCCGTCCAGTCCGGGAGGCGGCAGCCACGAGAGCGGTGACCACAGTCCCCGCTCTAACGTGCGCGAGCAGGACAGGTACCTCCCCATCGCTAACATAAGCCGCATCATGAAGAAGGCGCTCCCTGCTAACGGGAAAATAGCCAAAGACGCCAAAGAGACTGTTCAGGAGTGCGTTTCTGAGTTCATCAGCTTCATCACCAGCGA GGCCTCTGATAAGTGtcagagagagaaaagaaagactATTAACGGGGACGATTTGCTCTGGGCAATGGCTACCCTTGGTTTCGAGGATTATATCGATCCCTTGAAGATTTACCTCACAAGATACCGAGAG ATGGAG GGTGATACCAAGGGCTCAGCCAAGGGTGGAGAGACCTCTGCTAAGAAAGATGTTCAACCGAATCCTAATGCTCAG CTTGCTCATCAAGGTTCTTTTTCACAAGGTGTTAGTTACACAAATTCTCAG GGTCAACATATGATGGTTCCAATGCAAGGTCCAGAGTAG
- the LOC137814426 gene encoding nuclear transcription factor Y subunit B-10-like isoform X2 has translation MADGPSSPGGGSHESGDHSPRSNVREQDRYLPIANISRIMKKALPANGKIAKDAKETVQECVSEFISFITSEASDKCQREKRKTINGDDLLWAMATLGFEDYIDPLKIYLTRYREGDTKGSAKGGETSAKKDVQPNPNAQLAHQGSFSQGVSYTNSQGQHMMVPMQGPE, from the exons ATGGCCGACGGTCCGTCCAGTCCGGGAGGCGGCAGCCACGAGAGCGGTGACCACAGTCCCCGCTCTAACGTGCGCGAGCAGGACAGGTACCTCCCCATCGCTAACATAAGCCGCATCATGAAGAAGGCGCTCCCTGCTAACGGGAAAATAGCCAAAGACGCCAAAGAGACTGTTCAGGAGTGCGTTTCTGAGTTCATCAGCTTCATCACCAGCGA GGCCTCTGATAAGTGtcagagagagaaaagaaagactATTAACGGGGACGATTTGCTCTGGGCAATGGCTACCCTTGGTTTCGAGGATTATATCGATCCCTTGAAGATTTACCTCACAAGATACCGAGAG GGTGATACCAAGGGCTCAGCCAAGGGTGGAGAGACCTCTGCTAAGAAAGATGTTCAACCGAATCCTAATGCTCAG CTTGCTCATCAAGGTTCTTTTTCACAAGGTGTTAGTTACACAAATTCTCAG GGTCAACATATGATGGTTCCAATGCAAGGTCCAGAGTAG